In a genomic window of Akkermansia massiliensis:
- the smpB gene encoding SsrA-binding protein SmpB, with protein sequence MSSDISTNKKARRDYEILDTYECGMELKGTEVKSIRAGKVNIADSFARVENGQMLLYGCDIQPWETAGEFFQHQSRRPRRLLLHKREIFKLEQQTSQKGCSLVALKLYWKNGKVKLALGLGKGKTHRDQRYDLKARVEMREAQREVARINRR encoded by the coding sequence ATGAGCTCCGACATCTCCACCAACAAGAAAGCCCGCCGGGATTACGAAATCCTGGACACCTACGAATGCGGCATGGAACTCAAGGGAACGGAGGTCAAATCCATCCGCGCCGGCAAGGTGAACATCGCCGATTCCTTCGCCAGGGTGGAAAACGGCCAGATGCTCCTGTACGGCTGCGACATCCAGCCGTGGGAAACTGCCGGAGAGTTCTTTCAGCACCAGTCGCGCCGCCCGCGCCGCCTGCTGCTCCACAAACGGGAAATTTTCAAACTGGAACAGCAGACCTCCCAAAAAGGCTGTTCCCTGGTCGCCCTCAAGCTGTACTGGAAAAACGGCAAGGTAAAACTGGCGCTGGGCCTTGGCAAAGGCAAGACCCACCGCGACCAGCGCTATGACCTGAAGGCCCGCGTGGAAATGCGGGAAGCCCAGCGGGAAGTGGCCCGCATCAACCGCCGTTAA
- a CDS encoding DNA-directed RNA polymerase subunit omega, which produces MKAELVEQAAKIIPEPQMLINVVSRRVAQLNNGRAPLVPTTPHMGNANIALTEIVEGKLVYHAESDSLQEDSQ; this is translated from the coding sequence ATGAAAGCCGAACTCGTCGAACAAGCCGCCAAAATCATTCCCGAGCCCCAGATGCTGATCAACGTGGTTTCCCGCCGCGTTGCCCAGCTCAACAATGGCCGCGCTCCCTTGGTCCCCACCACCCCCCACATGGGCAACGCGAACATTGCCCTGACGGAGATTGTTGAAGGCAAGCTCGTCTATCATGCGGAATCCGACAGTCTCCAGGAAGACAGCCAGTAA
- a CDS encoding ribonuclease H-like domain-containing protein: MRDIVYFDLETRHSAAEVGGWHNTADMRVSVGVTYSTASGKYTIYSEEMVDDLILQLRQADLVVGYNHEHFDYGVLQRYTMWNMIDITNNLDLCKDIEQRGGVRVKLDSVAAASIGSSKTAVGTQALKWWAEYVQTGNTDLLMDIARYCCFDVKVTRDVHWYGAEHGFIRYDDKKGGQVELPVDWKL; encoded by the coding sequence ATGAGAGACATCGTGTATTTTGACTTGGAAACCCGTCATTCCGCAGCGGAGGTGGGCGGCTGGCACAATACGGCCGACATGCGCGTTTCCGTGGGCGTGACTTATTCCACAGCTTCCGGCAAATACACGATTTATTCCGAGGAGATGGTGGACGACCTTATCCTGCAGCTTCGCCAGGCCGACCTGGTGGTAGGGTACAACCACGAGCATTTCGACTACGGCGTGCTCCAGCGCTATACGATGTGGAATATGATCGACATCACGAACAACCTCGATTTGTGCAAGGACATCGAACAGCGCGGCGGCGTGCGCGTCAAGCTGGATTCCGTGGCCGCCGCTTCCATCGGCTCTTCAAAAACGGCCGTGGGCACCCAGGCCCTCAAGTGGTGGGCGGAATACGTGCAGACGGGAAATACGGACCTGCTGATGGATATTGCCCGCTATTGCTGTTTTGACGTGAAGGTGACGCGGGATGTCCACTGGTACGGGGCGGAGCACGGTTTCATCCGTTATGACGACAAGAAGGGCGGCCAGGTGGAGTTGCCCGTGGATTGGAAGTTATAG
- a CDS encoding prepilin-type N-terminal cleavage/methylation domain-containing protein, which translates to MKIRSAYSRLRAAKGFTLMEILVVMVIIVVLATLTISIYTWLETRKNEQATESIVRKIEMGLESYHSDHDRYPYGTEAPFNNHGVAVANGEEYSSNVVYMALFGDHKNEGVPGRDTTIYNDELNPATQPKSNPTVREVHVKSKDGRPVTLYILADPWGSPYRYRLGSEQAIPTKSANAKNLKMGNGLNPDYDFWSFGKDGDSDLKDPHAPENEDDIGNLPKF; encoded by the coding sequence ATGAAGATTCGATCCGCATACAGCCGCCTCCGGGCGGCAAAGGGCTTCACCCTCATGGAAATCCTGGTGGTGATGGTCATCATCGTGGTGCTGGCCACGCTGACCATCTCCATCTACACCTGGCTTGAAACCAGAAAGAACGAGCAGGCCACGGAATCCATCGTCCGCAAGATTGAAATGGGGCTGGAAAGCTACCACAGCGACCATGACCGCTACCCCTACGGTACGGAAGCCCCTTTCAACAATCACGGCGTGGCCGTGGCAAACGGTGAGGAATACAGCTCCAACGTCGTTTACATGGCCCTGTTCGGGGACCACAAGAATGAAGGCGTGCCCGGCAGGGATACCACCATTTACAATGACGAACTGAACCCCGCCACCCAGCCCAAGAGCAACCCGACCGTCCGGGAAGTCCACGTGAAAAGCAAGGACGGGAGGCCGGTCACCCTCTACATTCTGGCGGACCCGTGGGGCTCCCCCTACCGCTACCGCCTAGGCAGCGAGCAGGCCATCCCCACCAAATCCGCCAATGCCAAGAACCTGAAAATGGGCAACGGCCTGAATCCGGATTATGATTTCTGGTCCTTCGGCAAGGACGGGGACAGCGATCTCAAAGACCCGCATGCCCCTGAAAACGAGGACGACATCGGCAACCTGCCGAAGTTCTGA
- a CDS encoding type II secretion system F family protein, which translates to MPKYQYTALDHKGDQKTGTLEANSEAEAMESIRAHGLYPTQIVEAGKGKIQQTPAAKKKAKGGKKQKGRLGGRIKAKALMIFTRQLATLIDAGLPLLQSLNVLAKQEANPNLRVTIEALGDSVQGGSTFSEALAQHPKIFDRLFVNMVKAGELGGVLEVVLNRLAEYQEKAQKLKSKVISAMVYPSIVLFIAVGIVIFLMLVIVPKFKAMFAEQNQELPAISEFVFGISDWFMAAPLFVPNAVILAAVVAILYAIFTAMSKTPNGRRKIDSALLTMPVIGNVQSKSAIARFARTFGTLVTSGVPILQALTITKDTAGNMIVGDAIGLIHDSVKEGESVVTPMSSSKLFPPMVISMVDVGEETGQLPDMLLKIADVYDDEVDNAVGAMTSMLEPIMIVFLAVVVGGIVFAMFLPLLQVIEKMG; encoded by the coding sequence ATGCCTAAATATCAATATACAGCACTTGACCATAAAGGCGACCAGAAAACGGGTACCCTGGAGGCCAATTCCGAAGCGGAGGCCATGGAATCCATCCGGGCGCATGGCCTGTACCCCACCCAGATCGTAGAAGCGGGAAAAGGCAAGATTCAGCAAACGCCCGCCGCCAAGAAGAAGGCCAAGGGAGGCAAGAAGCAAAAAGGCAGGCTGGGCGGCAGAATCAAGGCCAAGGCCCTGATGATTTTCACCCGCCAGCTCGCCACCCTGATTGACGCAGGGCTTCCCCTGCTCCAGAGCTTGAACGTGCTGGCCAAGCAGGAGGCGAACCCCAACCTGCGCGTGACCATTGAAGCCCTGGGCGATTCCGTGCAGGGCGGCTCCACCTTCTCCGAAGCCCTGGCCCAGCATCCCAAAATCTTTGACCGCCTGTTCGTGAACATGGTGAAGGCCGGTGAACTCGGCGGTGTGCTGGAAGTCGTGCTGAACCGCCTGGCGGAATACCAGGAAAAGGCGCAGAAACTGAAGAGCAAGGTGATCTCCGCCATGGTGTACCCCTCCATCGTGCTGTTCATTGCGGTGGGCATCGTGATCTTCCTGATGCTGGTCATCGTCCCCAAATTCAAGGCGATGTTCGCGGAACAGAACCAGGAGCTTCCCGCCATTTCCGAATTCGTGTTCGGCATCAGTGACTGGTTCATGGCCGCGCCCTTATTCGTGCCCAACGCCGTCATTCTGGCCGCCGTCGTCGCCATCCTGTATGCTATCTTCACGGCCATGAGCAAGACGCCCAACGGCCGCCGCAAGATTGACTCCGCCCTGCTGACCATGCCGGTCATCGGCAACGTGCAGAGCAAGAGCGCCATCGCCCGCTTCGCCCGTACCTTCGGCACGCTGGTGACCTCCGGCGTTCCCATCCTCCAGGCGCTTACCATCACCAAGGATACCGCCGGCAACATGATCGTGGGAGACGCCATCGGCCTCATCCATGATTCCGTGAAGGAAGGTGAATCCGTGGTAACGCCCATGTCTTCCTCCAAGCTCTTCCCGCCCATGGTGATCTCCATGGTGGACGTGGGTGAAGAAACCGGCCAGCTTCCGGACATGCTCCTCAAGATCGCGGACGTGTACGATGATGAAGTGGACAATGCCGTGGGAGCCATGACCTCCATGCTGGAACCCATCATGATCGTATTCCTGGCCGTGGTCGTGGGCGGCATCGTGTTCGCCATGTTCCTGCCCCTACTGCAGGTCATTGAAAAAATGGGTTAA
- a CDS encoding glycosyltransferase family 2 protein: MKRISLIVPCLNEEQAIPAFKQEVDRVFKEHLAAYALELIFVDDGSTDHTLEMVKKLAEHSPEVKFISFSRNFGKEAAIYAGLEAATGDYAAVMDVDLQDPPSLLPEMVKAIEKEGYDCAGTRRVTRQGEPPLRSFFARAFYKTIHRISDTHIVDGARDYKLMTRPVLEALLSLKEYNRFSKGLYEWVGFRTKWFEYENVERVAGETKWSFFKLFLYSIEGIVAFSTAPLALASIMGVLLSFISFLSIIVLTIRELIWPHSAYGWTSMVCVFCLMGGIVLLCLGILGQYLAKTYTEVKKRPIYIARERSIAPSN; this comes from the coding sequence ATGAAACGCATTTCCCTGATTGTTCCCTGCCTGAATGAAGAACAGGCCATTCCGGCGTTCAAGCAAGAAGTAGACCGGGTTTTCAAGGAACACCTGGCGGCCTATGCCCTGGAACTCATCTTCGTGGATGACGGTTCCACGGACCATACCTTGGAAATGGTCAAGAAACTGGCAGAGCATTCCCCGGAGGTGAAATTCATCTCCTTTTCCCGCAACTTCGGGAAGGAAGCTGCCATCTATGCGGGGCTGGAAGCTGCTACGGGAGATTACGCGGCCGTCATGGACGTGGACCTTCAGGATCCTCCCTCCCTGCTTCCGGAGATGGTGAAAGCCATCGAGAAGGAAGGATACGACTGCGCAGGCACGCGCCGCGTCACCAGGCAGGGGGAACCGCCGCTGCGGTCCTTCTTCGCGCGCGCCTTTTACAAGACGATTCACCGGATATCGGACACGCACATCGTGGACGGGGCCCGGGATTACAAGCTGATGACGCGCCCCGTGCTGGAAGCCCTGCTTTCCCTGAAGGAATACAACCGCTTTTCCAAGGGGCTGTACGAATGGGTGGGCTTCCGCACCAAATGGTTTGAATACGAGAACGTGGAACGGGTAGCCGGAGAAACCAAGTGGTCTTTCTTCAAACTGTTCCTGTATTCCATTGAAGGCATCGTGGCCTTTTCCACCGCTCCCCTGGCGCTGGCTTCCATCATGGGGGTGCTCCTCTCCTTCATTTCCTTCCTTTCCATCATTGTCCTGACGATCCGTGAATTGATCTGGCCCCATTCCGCCTACGGCTGGACTTCCATGGTGTGCGTCTTCTGCCTGATGGGAGGCATCGTTCTGCTGTGCCTGGGCATCCTGGGCCAGTACCTGGCCAAGACCTATACGGAAGTTAAAAAGCGCCCCATTTACATTGCCAGGGAACGCTCCATCGCTCCTTCCAACTAG
- a CDS encoding tRNA (cytidine(34)-2'-O)-methyltransferase yields MQPRFHIVMFHPEIPHNTGAAGRLALATGSRLHLSRPLGFSLDEKHVRRTGLDYWAKVDLHVWDSLEELKQAADPSARFWYLSTKAHRSHWEADFREGDYLVFGPESRGLPESMLKEHAGTALTIPMPGEGSRSLNLSTAVAIVLYEGLRQLGI; encoded by the coding sequence ATGCAGCCCCGTTTCCACATCGTCATGTTCCATCCGGAAATTCCGCATAACACGGGGGCTGCGGGGCGGCTGGCTCTGGCAACGGGATCCAGGCTCCACCTGAGCCGGCCACTGGGGTTCAGCCTGGATGAAAAGCACGTGCGGCGCACGGGACTGGACTACTGGGCCAAAGTGGACCTGCATGTCTGGGACAGCCTGGAGGAGTTAAAACAGGCGGCAGATCCCTCCGCGCGGTTCTGGTACCTGAGCACCAAGGCGCACCGCTCCCACTGGGAGGCGGATTTCCGGGAGGGGGATTACCTGGTCTTCGGCCCGGAATCCCGCGGACTGCCGGAAAGCATGCTGAAGGAACACGCGGGCACCGCCCTGACCATTCCCATGCCCGGAGAAGGCTCCCGCAGCCTGAACCTCTCCACCGCCGTGGCGATTGTCCTCTATGAAGGATTGCGCCAGCTCGGCATCTGA
- a CDS encoding glycosyltransferase family 2 protein, translating into MDTEPDFSIVTPSYNYARYVRECIESVKNQEGATFEHIIQDAGSTDGTLDILNSYPHLKLHVEKDSGMSEGINRGFRKARGKWVMWLNTDDRLLPGALAAVKAFADSRPDADIVHGAWNFIGPDGALQRPMKALPYSLNMHIWYGTYLASTALFLRRSTTIEEGFLLDERFRYDMDGEYYARLGRAGKKFVHYNRLLADFRWHGDNLSAPNVERRDMDAELKRQKQHSEDAAIKRVYGYSFSKQSCNNILDGFMREAYRMKKAFLYLTTPWEK; encoded by the coding sequence ATGGATACCGAACCGGATTTCAGCATCGTCACGCCCAGCTATAACTACGCCAGGTACGTGCGGGAGTGCATTGAAAGCGTCAAGAATCAGGAAGGAGCCACCTTTGAACACATCATCCAGGATGCGGGCTCCACGGACGGAACGCTGGACATCCTGAATTCCTATCCGCACCTGAAACTCCATGTGGAAAAGGATTCCGGCATGTCGGAAGGCATCAACCGCGGATTCCGCAAGGCACGCGGCAAGTGGGTCATGTGGCTGAATACGGACGACCGGCTGCTGCCGGGCGCTCTGGCTGCGGTCAAGGCTTTTGCGGATTCCCGGCCGGATGCGGACATCGTGCACGGCGCCTGGAACTTCATCGGCCCGGACGGAGCCCTCCAGCGGCCCATGAAAGCCCTTCCCTACAGCCTGAACATGCACATCTGGTACGGAACTTACCTGGCCTCCACCGCACTGTTCCTGCGCCGGAGCACCACGATTGAAGAAGGGTTTCTGCTGGACGAACGGTTCCGCTACGATATGGACGGGGAATATTACGCACGCCTGGGCCGTGCCGGAAAAAAGTTTGTCCATTACAACAGGCTGCTGGCGGATTTCCGCTGGCACGGCGACAACCTGAGCGCCCCCAATGTGGAACGCCGGGACATGGACGCCGAATTAAAACGCCAGAAACAGCACAGCGAAGACGCCGCCATCAAGCGCGTTTACGGCTATTCCTTTTCCAAGCAGAGCTGCAACAACATCCTGGACGGCTTCATGCGGGAGGCCTACCGCATGAAAAAGGCCTTCCTTTACCTGACCACTCCCTGGGAAAAGTAA
- a CDS encoding pseudouridine synthase, whose amino-acid sequence MILAFNKPYGVLSQFTQEAPHHRTLAEFGFPAGVYPVGRLDADSEGLLLLSDEKALVDRLLNPSNRHPRTYWSQVEGVPSATDLLPLERGGLSIQGYRTLPCRVRPMHGEPDVPPRNPPVRYRAAIPTSWLELTLVEGKNRQVRRMTAAIGFPTLRLLRVRIGRFTLSGLEPGAWKELDSRERRELMP is encoded by the coding sequence ATGATTCTGGCGTTTAACAAACCTTACGGGGTCCTTTCCCAATTCACGCAGGAGGCTCCCCACCACCGGACACTGGCCGAATTCGGCTTTCCTGCCGGCGTGTATCCCGTCGGCAGGCTGGACGCGGATTCGGAAGGGCTGCTGCTTTTATCCGATGAGAAAGCCCTGGTGGACCGCCTCCTGAACCCCTCCAACCGGCATCCCAGAACCTACTGGAGCCAGGTGGAAGGCGTTCCGTCCGCCACGGACCTGCTTCCTCTGGAACGCGGCGGCCTCTCCATCCAGGGGTACCGCACGCTGCCCTGCCGGGTGCGCCCCATGCACGGAGAGCCGGACGTACCGCCCCGCAATCCTCCTGTCCGCTACCGCGCAGCCATTCCCACCTCATGGCTGGAATTGACGCTCGTGGAAGGAAAAAACCGCCAGGTGCGGCGCATGACCGCCGCCATCGGGTTTCCCACGCTCCGGCTCCTGCGCGTCCGGATCGGGAGGTTCACCCTGTCCGGCCTGGAACCCGGCGCGTGGAAGGAGCTGGACTCCCGTGAACGAAGGGAGCTCATGCCGTAA
- a CDS encoding DUF2238 domain-containing protein: MKNYPFYLLAVFAVLFIALGISPSSRSVWVAEVIPVALAVVLLATGFRRFRFSNWSYTLMFFWLACHTVGAHYTFAEVPFEWFRELVGAHRNPFDRVAHFTVGFYAFPVAEYLVRKQYAGKVLAGIFGLFFVMAVAAAYEIIEWQYAVIVGGNDANDFLGSQGDIWDAQKDMFCDTCGAVASLILFYLVRPWRRKGAETASSPG; the protein is encoded by the coding sequence ATGAAAAATTATCCCTTCTACCTGCTGGCGGTATTCGCCGTGCTGTTCATTGCCCTTGGCATTTCCCCTTCTTCCCGTTCCGTCTGGGTGGCGGAGGTGATTCCCGTGGCGCTGGCGGTCGTCCTCCTGGCGACCGGGTTCCGGAGATTCCGTTTCAGCAACTGGTCCTACACGCTGATGTTTTTCTGGCTGGCCTGCCATACGGTGGGGGCGCATTACACGTTTGCGGAAGTGCCTTTCGAGTGGTTCCGGGAGCTGGTGGGAGCCCACCGGAACCCGTTTGACCGGGTGGCCCATTTTACGGTGGGGTTTTATGCGTTTCCCGTAGCGGAGTATCTGGTGCGCAAGCAATATGCGGGGAAAGTGCTGGCGGGGATTTTCGGCCTCTTTTTCGTGATGGCTGTAGCCGCGGCGTATGAAATCATTGAATGGCAGTATGCGGTCATTGTGGGCGGGAATGACGCGAATGATTTTCTCGGCTCCCAGGGCGATATATGGGACGCCCAGAAAGACATGTTCTGCGATACCTGCGGCGCTGTCGCCTCCCTGATTCTCTTTTATCTGGTGCGCCCCTGGCGGCGGAAGGGCGCGGAGACCGCTTCTTCTCCTGGCTAG
- a CDS encoding citrate/2-methylcitrate synthase — MSNDTFSARHTYPKGLKGIIANESALSDVRGEEGRLLYLGYDIDDLVEMCCFEEVIYLLLNKRLPNRDELEGIKKRLRSDRDLPQPILDFFKTATKSARPMSALRTAVSMLGMYDDRTKDSGQLKEIGLSLIAKVPVMVAYYYRLCQGLDLPPVREDLNEAEHFLWLLKGEEPNRDEAHILDVAYILHADHGMNASTFAARVCIATLSDMYSAITAAIGTLKGPLHGGANEGVIEMLKEIGTEDKVDSYIEDKLARKEKIMGMGHRVYRVLDPRAPHLRRMAIRLSSRIGEPKWIRMSERIAKLVRERKGLNANVDFYSATVYYSIGIPTRLFTAIFSIARCCGWVAQVLEQMEDNTLYRPLTLYTGPKDRIPVPTIDMR, encoded by the coding sequence ATGAGCAATGACACTTTTTCCGCACGACACACATATCCCAAAGGTTTAAAAGGAATCATAGCTAATGAATCTGCCTTGAGTGATGTGCGCGGTGAGGAAGGGCGTCTGCTGTATCTGGGCTACGATATTGATGACCTGGTGGAGATGTGCTGTTTTGAAGAAGTGATTTACCTGCTTCTCAACAAGCGGCTGCCCAACCGGGATGAGCTGGAGGGCATCAAGAAGCGCCTCCGTTCCGACCGCGACCTTCCCCAGCCCATTCTGGATTTCTTTAAAACGGCCACCAAGTCCGCCCGGCCCATGTCCGCCCTCCGGACAGCGGTTTCCATGCTCGGCATGTATGACGACCGGACGAAGGATTCCGGCCAGTTGAAAGAGATAGGCCTCAGCCTCATCGCCAAGGTGCCCGTGATGGTGGCGTACTATTACCGTCTGTGCCAGGGGCTGGATCTTCCCCCCGTGCGGGAGGATCTGAATGAGGCGGAACATTTCCTGTGGCTGCTGAAAGGGGAGGAGCCGAACCGGGATGAAGCCCACATTCTGGACGTGGCCTACATCCTGCATGCCGACCACGGCATGAATGCCTCCACCTTTGCGGCGCGCGTCTGCATCGCCACTCTTTCAGACATGTATTCCGCCATCACGGCGGCCATCGGCACGTTGAAAGGGCCGCTTCACGGGGGCGCCAATGAAGGCGTGATTGAAATGCTCAAGGAAATAGGTACGGAGGACAAGGTGGATTCCTACATTGAGGACAAACTGGCGCGGAAGGAAAAGATCATGGGCATGGGCCACCGCGTGTACCGTGTGCTGGATCCCCGCGCTCCGCATCTGCGCCGCATGGCCATCCGCCTTTCCTCCCGGATCGGGGAACCCAAGTGGATCCGCATGTCGGAACGCATCGCCAAACTTGTCCGGGAACGCAAGGGGCTGAATGCCAATGTGGATTTTTATTCCGCCACGGTTTATTACAGCATCGGCATTCCCACTAGGCTGTTCACCGCCATTTTCTCCATTGCCCGCTGCTGCGGCTGGGTGGCCCAGGTGCTGGAACAGATGGAGGACAATACGCTGTACAGGCCCCTGACCCTTTATACGGGCCCCAAGGACCGCATTCCGGTGCCTACCATTGACATGCGGTAA
- a CDS encoding nucleoside-diphosphate kinase, translating into MPNTQEETTLILLKPDCVRKNLSGTILKRFLSEGFRLRGIKMIQLDEPVLREHYAHILDLVVNGEPLFPKLLDFMTSSPVIAIALKGPGVIVRVRELLGPTNSQKAQKGTIRGDYGTDSMMNICHASDSRESAAVELVRFFREEELFDSLN; encoded by the coding sequence ATGCCAAACACTCAAGAAGAAACAACGCTGATTTTGCTGAAACCCGATTGCGTGCGGAAAAACCTTTCCGGCACCATTTTGAAACGTTTTTTGTCCGAAGGGTTTCGCCTGCGCGGCATAAAGATGATTCAGCTTGACGAGCCGGTGCTCCGGGAACATTACGCCCATATTCTGGACCTTGTCGTCAATGGGGAACCGCTTTTCCCGAAACTGCTTGATTTCATGACCAGCTCTCCGGTCATCGCCATCGCCCTGAAGGGGCCCGGCGTCATTGTACGCGTGCGCGAACTGCTGGGGCCCACCAATTCCCAGAAGGCGCAGAAAGGCACCATCCGCGGCGATTACGGAACGGACAGCATGATGAACATCTGCCATGCTTCCGACAGCCGGGAATCCGCCGCCGTGGAACTGGTGAGATTCTTCCGGGAAGAAGAGCTGTTTGACAGCCTTAACTAA
- the tsaB gene encoding tRNA (adenosine(37)-N6)-threonylcarbamoyltransferase complex dimerization subunit type 1 TsaB — protein sequence MQDALLVLETSCAQSSAAAWGGKELLCRVEWRAERNHSSAIFEAVRQALDALEGRCLKEIVVGSGPGAYGGIRVALAVADGLSLVHGSRVAAFSSWNGLGIHDGKACVMSDARRGGWTWGRLENGILAAAPEVLPAEQARARMAECLENGVPVYSTETAETLAAREMTGGVPVYPHAEALGVAWQSLAAGRREELLEGPAEPLYVRAPHITCAKRPAWAVKA from the coding sequence ATGCAAGATGCTCTGCTGGTTCTGGAAACTTCCTGCGCGCAGTCTTCCGCCGCGGCATGGGGCGGAAAGGAACTGCTGTGCCGGGTGGAATGGAGAGCTGAACGCAACCATTCCTCCGCCATCTTTGAGGCGGTGCGCCAGGCGCTGGATGCCCTGGAAGGACGGTGTTTAAAGGAAATTGTGGTCGGTTCCGGGCCCGGCGCCTACGGGGGAATCCGCGTGGCTCTTGCCGTGGCGGACGGCCTTTCCCTGGTGCACGGTTCCCGCGTGGCGGCGTTTTCCTCCTGGAACGGACTGGGCATTCACGACGGGAAGGCCTGCGTGATGTCCGACGCCCGGCGCGGCGGCTGGACCTGGGGAAGGCTGGAAAACGGCATTCTGGCGGCCGCTCCGGAAGTGCTGCCCGCAGAGCAGGCCCGCGCCCGCATGGCGGAATGCCTGGAAAATGGCGTGCCCGTTTATTCCACGGAAACGGCGGAAACTCTGGCAGCCCGGGAAATGACGGGGGGCGTTCCCGTGTACCCGCATGCAGAGGCTCTGGGAGTCGCATGGCAGTCCCTGGCCGCGGGCCGCAGGGAGGAACTTTTGGAAGGTCCGGCGGAACCGCTGTATGTAAGGGCGCCCCACATCACCTGCGCCAAACGCCCCGCGTGGGCCGTGAAGGCGTAA